A region of Pseudobdellovibrionaceae bacterium DNA encodes the following proteins:
- the secA gene encoding preprotein translocase subunit SecA codes for MWSLILKKILGSHHEREMKQLQPILDSINSLEPKIQKLDDKALQAKTEEFRQRWKQGESLESLLPEAFAVCREAAFRVLNMRHYDVQIIGGIILSRGAIAEMKTGEGKTLVATLPMYLHGLTSQGAHLVTVNDYLAARDCEWMGKLYHFLGLTTGTIVADISDEERQKAYAADITYGTNNEFGFDYLRDNMKFDLKDYVQRKLNFAIVDECDSILIDEARTPLIISGPSEDSVDKYYEINKVIPKLKMTADFVIEEKTKSATLTEEGNKTAENLLGVGNLYDIQNIDLLHHIYQGLKAHHLFKLDADYVVQNDEIIIVDEFTGRLMAGRRWSDGLHQAIEAKEGVSVKSENQTLASITFQNYFKMYKTFSGMTGTADTEAVEFKKIYDLNVSVIPTNRPIAREDNNDVIYKTELAKYSALAKDIKERSAEGQPILVGTTNIDKSERLSNLLKKEGIKHYVLNAKFHEKEAELVAQAGRLGQVTIATNMAGRGTDIVLGGNPESLAQLDSAAANQPEVAKDLLQKYETICAKEKEQVLQAGGLYIIGTERHESRRIDNQLRGRAGRQGDKGATRFYLSLEDDLMRIFNGERIQKIMNTLNLPDNEPIEAKMISRAIEG; via the coding sequence ATGTGGTCGTTAATACTTAAGAAAATTTTAGGCTCTCATCACGAAAGAGAGATGAAGCAATTACAGCCTATTTTAGACAGCATTAATAGTTTAGAACCAAAAATACAAAAACTAGATGACAAAGCTTTGCAGGCAAAAACAGAAGAGTTTCGCCAGCGATGGAAACAGGGAGAAAGTTTAGAAAGCCTATTGCCAGAGGCTTTTGCCGTGTGCAGAGAGGCGGCTTTTAGAGTGTTAAATATGCGTCACTATGATGTTCAAATTATCGGTGGAATTATTTTATCTCGAGGGGCTATTGCAGAAATGAAAACGGGAGAAGGAAAAACTTTAGTGGCCACCTTGCCCATGTACTTGCATGGTTTAACCAGCCAAGGTGCCCACCTGGTAACGGTAAATGATTATTTAGCGGCTCGTGACTGTGAGTGGATGGGAAAACTATACCATTTTTTAGGCTTAACCACGGGAACTATTGTGGCCGACATATCAGACGAAGAACGACAAAAGGCTTATGCAGCAGATATTACTTACGGTACTAATAATGAATTTGGTTTTGATTATTTAAGAGACAATATGAAGTTTGACTTAAAAGACTATGTACAAAGAAAACTAAACTTTGCCATCGTTGACGAGTGCGATTCTATTTTAATTGACGAAGCAAGAACGCCATTAATTATTTCAGGGCCGTCGGAGGACTCTGTAGATAAGTATTATGAAATTAATAAAGTTATTCCTAAACTAAAAATGACAGCAGATTTTGTTATTGAAGAAAAAACAAAAAGTGCCACTTTAACCGAAGAAGGAAACAAAACTGCCGAAAATTTATTGGGAGTGGGTAATTTATACGACATTCAAAACATAGATTTGCTTCACCATATTTACCAAGGCTTAAAAGCTCACCATTTATTTAAATTAGATGCAGACTATGTTGTTCAAAACGATGAAATTATTATTGTCGATGAATTTACAGGAAGATTAATGGCAGGTAGGCGTTGGAGTGATGGATTGCACCAAGCCATTGAAGCCAAAGAAGGGGTTAGTGTTAAAAGCGAAAACCAAACCTTAGCTTCTATTACTTTTCAAAACTATTTTAAAATGTACAAAACCTTTTCGGGAATGACAGGAACTGCAGATACAGAGGCTGTGGAATTTAAAAAGATTTATGATTTAAATGTTTCGGTAATTCCAACAAACAGGCCCATTGCAAGAGAAGATAACAATGATGTTATTTATAAAACAGAGCTTGCAAAATATTCGGCTTTGGCTAAAGACATTAAAGAGCGCTCTGCAGAAGGCCAGCCCATACTTGTGGGAACCACTAACATTGATAAGTCGGAACGATTAAGTAATTTATTAAAAAAAGAAGGCATTAAACATTATGTACTAAATGCAAAGTTTCACGAAAAAGAAGCAGAGCTAGTGGCGCAGGCAGGTAGGCTTGGGCAAGTGACGATTGCCACTAATATGGCTGGGCGGGGAACAGATATTGTTCTTGGTGGAAACCCAGAAAGTTTGGCACAGTTAGACTCTGCGGCGGCTAATCAGCCCGAAGTTGCAAAAGATCTTTTACAAAAATACGAAACTATTTGCGCAAAAGAAAAAGAGCAAGTTTTGCAGGCTGGTGGTTTGTACATTATTGGAACAGAAAGGCATGAGTCGCGCAGAATTGATAATCAGTTACGAGGTCGTGCTGGTCGACAAGGGGATAAGGGAGCAACGCGCTTTTACTTATCTTTAGAAGACGATTTAATGCGTATTTTTAATGGCGAGCGCATACAAAAAATTATGAACACTTTAAACTTGCCTGATAACGAGCCCATCGAAGCAAAAATGATTTCGCGAGCCATAGAGGGG
- a CDS encoding tRNA (cytidine(34)-2'-O)-methyltransferase encodes MKVTKEKCHCHVVLLEPEIPQNTGNIGRLCVGMGAKLHLIKPFGFVLNDKSLKRAGLDYWQYLDHQIYENWKEFLSFRTAEDKLYFLSKKQGKVFYKASLSPGSFLIFGKETKGLPEFLLNEHKDQVLTVPMFGPVRSYNLSNTVAMVLSEVIRQIKF; translated from the coding sequence ATGAAAGTCACAAAAGAAAAGTGCCATTGCCATGTTGTGTTGCTTGAGCCAGAAATCCCTCAAAATACAGGAAACATTGGCCGTCTTTGTGTGGGAATGGGGGCAAAGTTACACCTCATTAAGCCTTTTGGTTTTGTGTTAAATGATAAAAGTTTAAAAAGGGCAGGACTAGACTATTGGCAATACTTGGACCATCAAATTTATGAAAACTGGAAGGAGTTTTTATCTTTTAGAACCGCCGAGGATAAACTCTATTTTTTGTCTAAAAAACAAGGAAAAGTTTTTTATAAAGCCTCTTTAAGCCCAGGGAGTTTTCTTATATTTGGAAAGGAGACAAAAGGTTTGCCAGAGTTTTTGTTAAATGAACATAAGGATCAAGTACTAACTGTCCCCATGTTTGGCCCCGTTAGAAGTTATAATTTATCCAACACGGTGGCCATGGTATTGTCTGAGGTCATTCGGCAGATAAAGTTTTAA
- a CDS encoding regulator for granula-associated protein yields MEASLNPKNTEDKIIKRYRNRKLYDTKQSCYVTLHDIAKMIRKDEPIRVIDNSNKMDITASTLTQIIFETEKKIGIYPPLQTLRQIIQHEKGNLSNFLAKLGLFDKKDLSNQQAPKPQEKIQSHLQSGNTEASANSGHSEDNMSQPTILPNSNKSLGGPL; encoded by the coding sequence CTGGAGGCTAGCTTGAACCCTAAAAACACAGAAGACAAAATCATTAAAAGATACCGCAACCGAAAATTATACGATACCAAGCAGAGTTGCTATGTAACCTTACACGACATTGCTAAAATGATCCGCAAAGACGAGCCCATTCGTGTTATTGATAACAGCAATAAAATGGACATTACAGCCTCTACTCTTACACAAATTATTTTTGAAACCGAAAAAAAAATTGGCATTTACCCTCCTTTACAAACTTTAAGACAAATTATTCAGCACGAAAAAGGCAACCTATCTAATTTCTTAGCAAAGCTAGGGCTTTTTGATAAAAAAGATTTGTCCAATCAACAAGCACCTAAACCGCAAGAAAAAATACAAAGCCATTTACAAAGCGGCAACACAGAAGCCTCGGCAAACAGTGGGCACAGCGAAGACAATATGTCTCAGCCAACC